TCATCGAGGACGTGTCCGAGCGCCGGCGCCTCGAGCTCGTCCGCCGGGACTTCGTGGCCAACATCAGCCACGAGCTCAAGACGCCCGTCGGCGCCCTCGCACTGCTCGCCGAGACCCTCATCGACAGCGATGACGGTGAGGATCGCGCCCGCCTCGCCCACCGGATGCTGGCCGAGGCCCATCGGGTGGGAGACACCATCGAGGACCTCCTGTCCCTCAGCGCGATCGAGGGAGATCAGGAGGCGGACCGGATCCGCCTCCCGGTGCGCAACGTCGTGGAGGAAGTCGTCGCCCGCACGGCGTCGGCGGCCGAGCAACGGGCCATCGACGTCGCCGTCGAGGTCGACGGGGACCCGTGGGTGCAGGGCGACAGCCGCCAGCTCACCTCGGCACTGTTCAACCTCGTGGACAACGCGCTGAAGTACTCCGAGCCCGGAGCGTCGGTGGACGTCGGGGTTCGCCAGGTGGACGGTTGGGTCGAGATCGCCGTGGTCGACCACGGGCCCGGCATCGCCGCGCGTGATCACGAGCGGATCTTCGAGCGGTTCTACCGGGTCGATCCCGGTCGCAGCCGTGAGACCGGGGGCACTGGTCTGGGTCTCGCCATCGTCCGCCACGTCGCCACCAACCACGGCGGGGAGATCACCGTCCGTTCCCTCGAGGGCGAAGGTGCCACGTTCACTCTGCGCCTCCCCGCCATCGAGTCGCCCACCCCCGAGGAATGCACCTGATGTCGTCCCAGTCGCCCACCGTCCTCGTGGTCGAGGACGAGGACTCGTTCATCGATGCGCTCACCGTCGGCCTCAAGCGCGAGGGATTCCGCGTGCAGGTGGCCCGCGACGGAGCGGAGGCCCTCGACCTGTTCGACGTCGTGTGCCCGGACATCGTGCTCCTCGACGTCATGTTGCCCAAGGTGTCCGGCATCGATGTGTGCCGGGAGCTGCGCTCCCGGTCCAAGGTGCCCATCATCATGGTCACCGCAAAGGGGGCCGAGATCGACACCGTCGTCGGCCTGGAGGTGGGCGCCGACGACTACGTCACCAAGCCGTACCGCCTCCGTGAGCTGGTCGCGAGGATGCGAGCGGTGTTGCGTCGGGCGCCGACCGAAGCGGGCCCCGCCGACCCTGGCAACGAGGTCCTCGCCGTCGGCGACGTCGCGGTGGACCCCGAGCGTCACGAGGTCACCATCCGCGGAGAGCAGGTGAGCCTCCCGCTCAAGGAGTTCGAGCTGTTGGCCCTGTTGCTGGACAACGCCGGCCGTGTGCTGACCCGTGACGTGCTCATCGATCGGGTCTGGGGCCACGACTACGTGGGTGACACCAAGACCCTCGACGTCCACGTCAAGCGGCTGCGCGCCAAGGTGGAGGAGGACCCCTCGAACCCCACGCGGATCATCACCATCCGCGGCCTCGGGTACAAGTACGACAGCCCCCGGGGCTGAACGCGCCGCGGGCCGGGCGGTCTTGACCCCCTGCGGTACGCTCCGGCTGATCGCCGTGTCCGAACCCCGCGGGCGGGGAAAGGGTCCAGCGTGGTCCCCTCTACGCTTGGCACCGTGAGCGAGTCGTCCGAACCCGTGGGACACGGGTGGAGGCCGCGTCGTGCGCCGAATCCCGAACGGCCCCAGGACATCTTCGTCAGCTCGCCCTTCGCCCGGCTCGCCCGGGTGCACGCGTTCTCGGTGGCGGGCGATGCGCTCATCGCGGTCGCGCTGGCCAACTCGCTGTTCTTCAGCATCGACCCCCAGGCGGCCCGGTGGCGGGTGGCGCTGTACCTGCTGCTCACCATGGCGCCCTTCGCCGTGGTCTCCCCGCTCATCGGCCCCGCCATCGACCGGGCCGGCGGCGGCCGGAAGTGGATGGTCATGGGGTCGGCCGCGCTGCGGGTGCTGATCTGCATCGTGATGGTCGGCAACCTCGACAGCCTCTGGCTGTTCCCGGAGGCGTTCGCCATCCTCGTGCTCGGCAAGGGCTACCAGGTGGCCAAGAGCGCCATCGTGCCGACCACCGTCCGCACCGACGCCGAGTTGGTGGAGGCCAACTCGAAGCTGTCGCTCATCTCGGGCCTGGCCGGCGTGATCGCGGTGCCGCCCGGTCTGCTCCTGGCCAAGCTCGGGGGCTCCGAGTGGGTGATCGGCCTGGCTGCGATGGTCTTCACCGTGGCCGCCATGGCGGCGACCCGCCTGCCGGACACCCCGGTGGCCAGCGAGCCGGCCGACGAGGCCGAGCGCAAGGAACTGCACAGCATGGGCATCCACCTCGCGTCCGGGGCGATGGGCGTCCTCCGTGGGGTGGTCGGGTTCCTCGCGTTCCTCCTGGCCTTCGAGTTGCGCCGCAACGACGACCCCACGTGGCACTTCGGGGTCATCGTCGCCTTCAGCGCCGCGGGCGGACTGCTCGGCGCCGCCCTCTCCCCGCGCATCCGCCGGAGCACCGACGAAGAGGACATGCTCATCGGCGCCCTCGGCACGGCCGTGGTTGCGGCGCTGCTGGCGGCCTGGATCGGCGGCCTGTGGGGTATGGCCTTCATCGCACTCGCTCTGGGCATCACCGCCGGCGCCGCGAAGCTCTCGTTCGACTCGATCGTCCAGCGTGACGCGCCCGACGCCAACCGCGGTCGGATGTTCGCCCGCTTCGAGACGCGCTTCCAGATCTACTGGGTGCTCGGCGCCTTCATCCCGGTCGTGTTGCCCATCCCCGCCCGGGTGGGCGAGCTGCTGGTGGCCTTCGCCGCGGCCTTCGCCCTGGTGACCTACGTGGTCGGCCGGCGCAGCGTGCGCGAGCAGGCCAGCCGGCCGGAGTCGTCGCGCCGCCGGCGGCGGGAGCCGCAGGCGCCGGCGTCCGTGTCGACCTCGCTCAAGGCGTGGGTGCAGCACCTGCGGGCCCGGCGGCGGGCCAAGAGCGAGCAGTCGGACGCCCCGGATGCGGCCGACGCGCCGTCGGCGGCCGACGATCCCGCTCCCGCTCCCGTCCCCGGGCTCGATCCCGCCCCGCCCGCCACCCGGCGCTCCCACCGCAGGGTCGGCGGCCGGTCCTCGAGGACATGAGCGACGCCACCGTGGTGGGCCGGGTCGCCCGCCTCGCCCGGTATCCCGTGAAGTCCTTCCAAGGCGAGGTGCTCGACCGGGCGACCTTCGGCGGCGCTGGGCTCGTCGGTGACCGCGTCCTCGGCGTGGTCGACGCCGAGAGCGGCCACGTGCTGTCGGCCAAGAGCGTGCCCGAGCTGCTCGACGCCGAGGCCCGCACCACGCCGTCGGGCATCGAGGTGCGCCTCCCCGGCGGGGAGTGGCTGGCGGCGCCGTCCGCGGCGGCCGGCAACGCGGTGTCGGCCTGGCTGGGCCGGCCCGTGCGCGTCGAGCCCGCGCCACCGGGGGAGTCGCGGAACTACGCCATGAGCTTCAACATCGACGACGAGTCGCTCGACACCTTCGAGTGGTTCTGCCCGCCCGGGACGTTCTACGACCTGGCCGACGTGCACGTGCTCACCACCGCCAGCCTGCGAGCCGCCGCCGGCCGCCACCCCGAGGGCGCCTGGGCGGTCGAGCGCTTCCGGCCCACGGTGCTGGTCGACGTCGAGGGCGACGACTTCGTCGAGGATGCGTGGGTGGGCCACCGCCTGCGCTTCGGCTCGGCCGCCGAGGTCGTGGTGGACCAGCCCACCATCCGGTGCCCGATGACCACCCGGCCCCAGGGTGGGCTCCCCCGGGACCTGGACATCCTCCGTACGGTCAACCGCGATCACGGGGGGAACCTCGGGCTCTACGCCTCGATCGCGGCCGCGGGGGAGGTCGCCGTGGGTGACGAGGTCGTGCTCTTGCCCTCGTGACCCTGGGAGGCGCCCGGCCCGGCCCACCGTCAGCGCCCGGAGGTCAGTGTCGGCGGGTGAGAGGGTGCCGGCAGGTGAGAGGGTGCCGGCGGGTCAGGGGGTGCCGGCGCCGTCGTCGGGGGCACCGGGATCGTCGAGGTCGCTGAGGTCGTCGGGCACCTCGAGGTCCGCAGGGAGGTCGAACTCGACGCCGATTCGGGCCAGCCACAGCCCCGGCGCGGTGATCTCGGCGGGCGTGGGCAGGTCGGCCTCGTCGGCCCACAGGCGCTCGAGCACCTCGGCGCCCGCCCGCTGGACGATGCCGGCGATGAAGGCCTCGCCCCGCTCGTACTGGTCCTGGCCGAGCTCGAGGCCGAGCAGGCGCTCGACGAAGCGGTCGGACTCGTCGGCGGTGACCCGGCGCCGGCGGAGCGCCTCGGTGACCATCTCGTAGGACCCGATGAGGCGGCCGCCGACCTGGTCCATGACGTGGTCGACGTAGCCCACGATGACGGCCACGAGCGCCTCGAGGCGGGGCAGCAGCTCGACCTGGGCGGGGGAGCGGACCGCGCCCAAGAGGGCCTCGGGATCGCCCATGACGTTCTGGAAGTGGGAGAGGGCGTCGCCGCTGGTGGGGTCGACGTCGCCGAGGCGGGACTCGAGGGCGCCAGGGTCGGGGTCGAAGCTCGACACGTAGTCGGTGAGCAGCCTCTCGAGGCGGGCCCGCACGTGGGGCACGTTGAGCACGGCGTGGTGGGTGAGCTCGTGCAGGCACACCCAGAGTCGGAGGTCCTCGGCGGGGAGGCTCCACTCGGCCCCGAACTCGTCGAGGTTGGCGACGACGAGGAGCAGCTCGTCGCTCTCGGGTCGTGGCACCGGCAGGTCGTACTGCCCGAACGACCGCCGGGACAGGTGCCCGAGCATCGAGCCGGCGGTCATGCCGAGCATCATCGGCCCGATCATGGCCATGAGCGGGGCGAGCCAGGCGCCCGGGTCGCCACTGCCGAACGGGTCGTTCTCGATGGGCTCGACGGCCGCGTTCGGATCGGGGGTCAGCGACGTGGCCAGGTGCTCGAACAAGGGCTTGTAGGCGTCGAGGCTGTGTTGCACCCACTGCGTCCGGGTCACCGGGAGGATGGTGACCCCCCGACCCGTGGCAGAGGGATTGAGCCCCGTGGCGGCGGTGACCTGGAGCTCGGCCACCCGGGCGAGCTGCTCCAGGGTGATGCGCTCCATCGGGTCGACGTTGGGTTCCGACTCGCCGCCGCTGGCGATCGAGAGGGCCAGCTGCCCGGCGGCTTCCCAGCTCACCGGGCCCTGCGTCGAGAGCATCTTGGCGAGGTCGCCGAAGAAGGGCATGCCCTTGAACGGATCGTCCCCGAATGGACCGGGATCGCTCACACGGGCATCGTAGAGCCGTGACCTCCGTTGTCCTCACCGGCGCGGCGAGCGCGCTGGGCCGGCGGGTGCGGGCGCGGCTCGAGGCCGATCCGGACGTGGATCGGGTCGTCGAGCTCGACCTCACCGATGGTCTCGAGCACCCCGCCGCGGAGCTCAAGGTGGCCCTCGAGGGTGCCGCTGCGCTCGTCCACCTCGGGCGCACCGACGGCGCCGAGCTCGACGGCACGGGCAACGGCGGCGTCGACGTCGAGGGGACCCGCCACCTGTTCGATGCCGCCGGCGCGGTCGGGATCGACCACGTCGTGGTGCTGTCCAGCGCCACCGTCTACGGCGCCTGGCCCAACAACCCGGTGCCGCTGACCGAGGAGGCGCCGGTCCGTCCCAACCCGGGCCTCGCCTACGCCACCCACAAGGCCGAGGTCGAGCGCTTGGCCCGGGAGCTGGCCGATGCGCACCCGTCCCTCGGGGTCGCGGTCCTGCGGCCCACCGTGGCGGTGGCCGAGGAGCGCACGGCCTGGCTGGCGCAGTCGCTCTGGAGCGGCACCGGCCTGCGCCCGGGCGACGCCGAGGCGCCGAGCCAGTTCGTCCACCTCGACGACCTCGCCGACGCGGTCGACCTCGCCCGTCGGGAGCACCTCCGGGGCGTCTACAACGTGGCGCCTGATGGTTGGATCAAGGCCGACGACCTCCGCGCCCTCGCCGGCCGGGGTCCCAACGTGCGCCTTCCGGAGCGGCTGGTCACCCGCGTGGCAGCGTGGCGCTGGAAGTTCGGCCTCACCCCCACCCCGCCGGGCGTCGTGGCCTACGTGGCCAACCCGTGGGTGGTGGCCAACGACAAGCTGCGGGCGGCGGGCTGGTCCCCCGAGAACAGCAACGAAGAGGCCTACGTGTCCTCGCACCGGCCCACGGGCTGGGCCGCCCTCAGCGGCCGCCGCCGCCAGGAGGTCGTGCTCGCCGGCGTCGGCGTCGGTGTCCTCGCCGGCCTCCTGACCACGGCGCTGGCCGTCCGTGCCGTGCTCCGGCGCCGCCGGGCCTGATCCGGCCGAGAGGTACGAGAGGTACGAGAGGTAGAGGTCAGGCCCGCTCGCCGAGACGGGCCACCGCGAACCCTGGGCGACCGTCACGCACGAAGGCGATGAGGATGGTGGACCCTGGCTCGTGCCGTCGCAGCTCGACGACCAGGTCGGCCATGGAGGTGACGGTCACGGCGTCGACCGAGGTGATCACGTCGTCGGGAGCCAACCCGGCCTCGTCGGCGGGGCTGCCCTCGGCCACGGTGGCGACCTGGGCCCCTCCGGCGAGTTGGAGGTCGTCGGCCCGGCGAGCCTCGACGTCCGAGCCCTCGATGCCGAGCCAGGCGTGGTGGGCGGTGCCGGTGAGGATGATCTCGTCGGCGACGGCCCGGGCGGTGTCGATGGGGATGGCGAAGCTGAGCCCGCCCGCCGTCTCGTCGGGTGGGTCCGTGGTGATGCCCACCACCGCGCCGCGGCGATCGACGAGCGCTCCGCCGGTCGCGGAGGGATCGAGGGGCGCGTCGGTCTGGATGAGGTCGTGGCGGGTCGGGGCCGATCCGGTGGCCGGGAGAGACCGGCCCAGTGCGCTCACGATGCCCGAGGTGACGGCAGGGCCACCCTCGGTGCCACCACCCGACCCGACGATCAGCGTTGGCTGCCCCACGGCGAGGTCGTCGACCGATCCCAGCACGGCCGTGGGGACCCGGTCCGTGTCCGCGTCCAGGTCGACGCGCACCACGGCGACGTCGGTGAGCGGGTCGGTGCCGATGACCCGCCCGTCCCGGGGGGTCCCGTCGCCGAGGACGACCACGACCGCGACGCTGTGATCGACGAGGTCCGCGCTGGTGAGCAGGTAGCCGTCGTCGCGGAACGCCACCGCCGAGCCGGTGGTCGTGGTCTCGTCGTCCGCGCCCTCCGCGGGGGCGCGGGTGACCTCGACGCGGACGACCGCCGGCGAGATGCCCGCGGTCACGCCGGCCACGCCGGCCTCGCCGTCCGGTGGCTCACCGATGGACACCGGCAACGTGGCGGTGGGCGCCACGGCGACGCGCTCGACGACGGTGCGCTCCACGCCGGCGCCGTCGTCGAAGCCGCCGAAGGCGACGACCGTGGCGAGGGTGGCCACCGCGCCGGTCAGTCCCGCCACGGCCCCGACCAGCCACGGCGAGGGTGCCCGGGGCGCTCGGGCCGCAGGCGCCGGGGCCGCGGGGGTGGCGTGCGCCGCGGCGCCCAACTCGGAGGGGTGTCGCCACAGGCGGTCCTCCGGGGGCAGGGGCGGCACGAGGTCGTCCCCGTCCTCCTCGGGCCCCTCCGGCGGCAACATGGCGGCGACATTACCGACGCCCCCCGGCGAGGGGACCGCGCGCTCCGAACCTCTCCGTCTGCGCCGTCGGCCCCTACCATGGGATGCGTGGACCCGTCTGGACTGCCGCCTGCCCCCGCTGGGGCCGATGACTGGGTGGGCCTCACCTCGGCGGCGCTGCCCATCGGGGCGGCCACCGACTGGGCCGTCCGACCGGACTGCGGCGCCGTGGTGACCTTCTGCGGCACCGCCCGCGACCACGCCGAGGGCCGTCCCGGCGTCACCGAGCTCGAGTACGAGGCGTACGAGGAGCAGGTGGTCCCCCGTCTCGCCGCCATCGCCGCCGAGGCCCGCCGGCGTTGGGACCTCGGCCGCATGGCGCTGCTCCACCGGGTCGGACCAGTGGCCGTCGGCGAGGCCGCCGTGGTGGTCGTCGCTTCCTCCGCGCACCGTCACGAGGCCTTCAGCGCCGCCCGCTTCGCCATCGACCGCCTCAAGGCCACCGTGCCCATCTGGAAGCGCGAGGCCTGGGAGGGCGGCGAGGACTGGGGCCTCGACGGCACCCCGATCGCCGAGGTCGCCGAACGCCACCCGCTCGACGCGTCCCGGCCCGCCGCCACCGGGCGCGCCGCCGCCACCTCCGATTCCGTCGACTGAGAGAACCCGTGGGAAACCTCCTCTTCCTCCTGATCG
This Acidimicrobiales bacterium DNA region includes the following protein-coding sequences:
- a CDS encoding response regulator transcription factor — its product is MSSQSPTVLVVEDEDSFIDALTVGLKREGFRVQVARDGAEALDLFDVVCPDIVLLDVMLPKVSGIDVCRELRSRSKVPIIMVTAKGAEIDTVVGLEVGADDYVTKPYRLRELVARMRAVLRRAPTEAGPADPGNEVLAVGDVAVDPERHEVTIRGEQVSLPLKEFELLALLLDNAGRVLTRDVLIDRVWGHDYVGDTKTLDVHVKRLRAKVEEDPSNPTRIITIRGLGYKYDSPRG
- a CDS encoding zinc-dependent metalloprotease, translating into MSDPGPFGDDPFKGMPFFGDLAKMLSTQGPVSWEAAGQLALSIASGGESEPNVDPMERITLEQLARVAELQVTAATGLNPSATGRGVTILPVTRTQWVQHSLDAYKPLFEHLATSLTPDPNAAVEPIENDPFGSGDPGAWLAPLMAMIGPMMLGMTAGSMLGHLSRRSFGQYDLPVPRPESDELLLVVANLDEFGAEWSLPAEDLRLWVCLHELTHHAVLNVPHVRARLERLLTDYVSSFDPDPGALESRLGDVDPTSGDALSHFQNVMGDPEALLGAVRSPAQVELLPRLEALVAVIVGYVDHVMDQVGGRLIGSYEMVTEALRRRRVTADESDRFVERLLGLELGQDQYERGEAFIAGIVQRAGAEVLERLWADEADLPTPAEITAPGLWLARIGVEFDLPADLEVPDDLSDLDDPGAPDDGAGTP
- a CDS encoding trypsin-like peptidase domain-containing protein, which gives rise to MLPPEGPEEDGDDLVPPLPPEDRLWRHPSELGAAAHATPAAPAPAARAPRAPSPWLVGAVAGLTGAVATLATVVAFGGFDDGAGVERTVVERVAVAPTATLPVSIGEPPDGEAGVAGVTAGISPAVVRVEVTRAPAEGADDETTTTGSAVAFRDDGYLLTSADLVDHSVAVVVVLGDGTPRDGRVIGTDPLTDVAVVRVDLDADTDRVPTAVLGSVDDLAVGQPTLIVGSGGGTEGGPAVTSGIVSALGRSLPATGSAPTRHDLIQTDAPLDPSATGGALVDRRGAVVGITTDPPDETAGGLSFAIPIDTARAVADEIILTGTAHHAWLGIEGSDVEARRADDLQLAGGAQVATVAEGSPADEAGLAPDDVITSVDAVTVTSMADLVVELRRHEPGSTILIAFVRDGRPGFAVARLGERA
- a CDS encoding sensor histidine kinase, with product MLVAGLVVIAGAIGVTGAALLRREHAIARRIARAAGRLEGRIPAPVGRLGEQLDDLDRSVESATARLSDALASEQLVRALDAIPQGVVICDAEGTRVFENDVGAVYSQARHGDALVSAAIDEQLLEARVGAPASTEIELFGPPRRVLQIDAYPLALAADGTATGALAIIEDVSERRRLELVRRDFVANISHELKTPVGALALLAETLIDSDDGEDRARLAHRMLAEAHRVGDTIEDLLSLSAIEGDQEADRIRLPVRNVVEEVVARTASAAEQRAIDVAVEVDGDPWVQGDSRQLTSALFNLVDNALKYSEPGASVDVGVRQVDGWVEIAVVDHGPGIAARDHERIFERFYRVDPGRSRETGGTGLGLAIVRHVATNHGGEITVRSLEGEGATFTLRLPAIESPTPEECT
- a CDS encoding MFS transporter — translated: MSESSEPVGHGWRPRRAPNPERPQDIFVSSPFARLARVHAFSVAGDALIAVALANSLFFSIDPQAARWRVALYLLLTMAPFAVVSPLIGPAIDRAGGGRKWMVMGSAALRVLICIVMVGNLDSLWLFPEAFAILVLGKGYQVAKSAIVPTTVRTDAELVEANSKLSLISGLAGVIAVPPGLLLAKLGGSEWVIGLAAMVFTVAAMAATRLPDTPVASEPADEAERKELHSMGIHLASGAMGVLRGVVGFLAFLLAFELRRNDDPTWHFGVIVAFSAAGGLLGAALSPRIRRSTDEEDMLIGALGTAVVAALLAAWIGGLWGMAFIALALGITAGAAKLSFDSIVQRDAPDANRGRMFARFETRFQIYWVLGAFIPVVLPIPARVGELLVAFAAAFALVTYVVGRRSVREQASRPESSRRRRREPQAPASVSTSLKAWVQHLRARRRAKSEQSDAPDAADAPSAADDPAPAPVPGLDPAPPATRRSHRRVGGRSSRT
- a CDS encoding molybdenum cofactor biosynthesis protein MoaE: MGCVDPSGLPPAPAGADDWVGLTSAALPIGAATDWAVRPDCGAVVTFCGTARDHAEGRPGVTELEYEAYEEQVVPRLAAIAAEARRRWDLGRMALLHRVGPVAVGEAAVVVVASSAHRHEAFSAARFAIDRLKATVPIWKREAWEGGEDWGLDGTPIAEVAERHPLDASRPAATGRAAATSDSVD
- a CDS encoding NAD-dependent epimerase/dehydratase family protein, which produces MTSVVLTGAASALGRRVRARLEADPDVDRVVELDLTDGLEHPAAELKVALEGAAALVHLGRTDGAELDGTGNGGVDVEGTRHLFDAAGAVGIDHVVVLSSATVYGAWPNNPVPLTEEAPVRPNPGLAYATHKAEVERLARELADAHPSLGVAVLRPTVAVAEERTAWLAQSLWSGTGLRPGDAEAPSQFVHLDDLADAVDLARREHLRGVYNVAPDGWIKADDLRALAGRGPNVRLPERLVTRVAAWRWKFGLTPTPPGVVAYVANPWVVANDKLRAAGWSPENSNEEAYVSSHRPTGWAALSGRRRQEVVLAGVGVGVLAGLLTTALAVRAVLRRRRA
- a CDS encoding MOSC N-terminal beta barrel domain-containing protein; amino-acid sequence: MSDATVVGRVARLARYPVKSFQGEVLDRATFGGAGLVGDRVLGVVDAESGHVLSAKSVPELLDAEARTTPSGIEVRLPGGEWLAAPSAAAGNAVSAWLGRPVRVEPAPPGESRNYAMSFNIDDESLDTFEWFCPPGTFYDLADVHVLTTASLRAAAGRHPEGAWAVERFRPTVLVDVEGDDFVEDAWVGHRLRFGSAAEVVVDQPTIRCPMTTRPQGGLPRDLDILRTVNRDHGGNLGLYASIAAAGEVAVGDEVVLLPS